A stretch of DNA from Leptospira wolffii serovar Khorat str. Khorat-H2:
GAGACGTTCGGCCAATCCTGGATTGCGCCGGAATAGTATTTCTCCGCCTCGGATCTGTCTCCCCGAAATAAACGGACTCCTTTTCGAACAAGGGTCCCACTAAAGAAAGATTCTCCGTCCGGAATCCAAATAACTAGATTCGATTCTTCTAATGTACTATAAAGCCATGCGGTGATTAGTTTCCAGGCAAGGACGGAGGTGCAGATTTTTTGCGTGGGATACTCGGAATCGCTTCTTTTAGGTGATACTAATTTGCAGGAAGATGGGATCCTATCCGGAATTTCATGGTGGTCCAGAACGATGACTTGCATTCCTTCCCGGTTCAATTCTTCGATTTCTGCGGAATTGCTTGTTCCGAAATCCAATGTGACGAGTAGGTCCGGTTTGACCTCTCTCACATATTTCATCGCAGGAGCGCAGAGTCCGTAATCTTCTTCGCTGGAAGTTTTTACGGTGAGTTTTCCCGTATGGACTCCTTTTAAGAAAGTTGCAAGTAGGCTCGTGGAACAGACCCCGTCGCTGTCCCTGTCTCCATAGAGAAGAATGGATCTCTCTTCTTGGACCGCATTTCTCAGGATTCGGACCGCTTCTTCCATATCCGGAAGTAAGAAGGGAGAGGGAAGTTCCTTTAGATTCTGGGACAAGATCCTAGAATCCTTTTTAGAGGCCCCGAATCGGAGCCCGAATATATGGGACTGTAGGGCGGTTAGGCCCTGGATATTAGAAGGAGGAAGTGTGTGGAATTCCGGACCGTGTTGGGGCATATTACATGATGCAATTTCCGCTGAATTTGGCCCCCGATTCTATCTCTAAATCCGGAGTGCGAACGTCTCCGACCAATTTCCCGGTTTTGCGAACGGAGATTTTTTGGGAAGCGTTGATATTGCCTCTTAGGTCTCCTTCGATCTCCAGGCTTCCGGTTTCTATATCCGCCTCGACCCGGCCAGTCTCTCCCACGACCAGGGTGCCTGTGGTTTCGATGGTTCCTTTGAATTGACCCTTGATCTTAAGAGCATTATTAAAACGGAGTTTACCTCGGAATTGGATATCTTCTCCGATGATGGTGTCGATGGATTCTTCGCTCATGCCTCTCCTATTTTCGAGGCCGATCCTCCTCTTTCAAATGTTTTTCCCGACATAAAATCCTTTTTTTGGGAGAAGTGCATAAAATCTCCCTTCCACCACCCTTCACCCTAAGCTACTCCCGAGGAGTGCCCCGAAGGGGTGTATCGAGGGAGGTCAGAATGCTGCGACTAAAATAGTCTCTATCTCGTTTTTAGGAAGATCGCGGGGAAGAGAATCCAAGAAAGGAAAAGAAGAGGCAAGGCTTGCGATTCCCGGTAGGTCGATTTTACGCACCTCGTATTCGGAAAGCCTTTGGGGGATTTTCAATTCTATATAAATCTTACGAATTCCTTCCACAGCCTTGATGGCGGCTTCAATCACGGAAATATTCGTGATATCCTCGTCCAAAGCCTTTGCGATCATCACGTACTTACCTGCGGAGGAGGTCAGGTTGTATTCCATTACATGGGGGAGAAGAATGGACATTGCCTGGAAGACGTCCAGATTCGTGAGATTGGAGGCGGCAAGAGATAGAGCGTAGCAAAGTCCCAAGGAACTGGAAGAATGGGACATGCCTACGAGTAGACTCGCTCCGAAGATCGCATTCTTATATTGCAGGTTTTTAGGATCCCGGATCGCGGGCACC
This window harbors:
- a CDS encoding bactofilin family protein — protein: MSEESIDTIIGEDIQFRGKLRFNNALKIKGQFKGTIETTGTLVVGETGRVEADIETGSLEIEGDLRGNINASQKISVRKTGKLVGDVRTPDLEIESGAKFSGNCIM